The DNA window CGTCAAGTGACGCAAAATATGTCAGCTGTATGAAAGTTCCACGAACAAACCCACACTTTGTCATGATTGCCAGCATCTTTCGCTCAATAGCCGTTATTTGCTGCCACAGGAGTCTGCGGGGAAAGCAGTGGCTGCAAATGCCAGGCATAAAAAAAGCAGCCCGGAGGCTGCTTGCAGCGGGTTACAAATCGGCTCAGGCGCCGTTGGCTAACCAGCCATTCAGTGCCTGCAGGTCACCCTCGTTCAGGGTACCGGCAAAGAACTTCAGATTGAGCAGATTCAGAATGTAGTCGTAACGGGCGTTGGCATAGTCACGCTGGGCACGGTACAGATTTTTCTGCGCATCCAGTACTTCCACAATGTTACGGGTACCCACCCGGTAACCGGTTTCGGTGGCTTCTACCGCACTCTGGGCCGAGGTGATGGCCTGCTTACGCGCCTTGATGTTCAGGGTATCGGTCTGCACCTGACGGAACAGACTGCGGATATTCTGGCGCACATCGCGGCGTTGTTTTTCCAGCTGGTAATCCGCAGCAGCAAAGTTCAGCGCCGCCTGCTTGCTCTGACCGTACAGCGAGCCACCGGCCAACAGCGGCACGGTTAACTGCACACCGACAACGGTTGCCTTAGAATCTGTCGGATCTTTAAACGTGCTGAAAGGAGCCTGTTCCGCATCGCTATACGCAGCAGTCAGCTGCACGGTCGGTAAGTGATTAGAACGGGCCGCATTACGCTGCAGACGCACACTGTCTTTACCGGCTTCGGCCAGTAACACACCAGCGTACTTGCTTAAACCCGACTGCACCCAGTCATCGGCATTGGCCGGCTCCGGCAATTCCATCGGTACTTCCGCTTTCAGCGGCACCACACGGTCAAAGCGCTGGCCGGTCAGTTGTTCCAGGGCTTCGTAGCTGATATCCAGCGCCGCTTCCTGGCCCAGCAGGTTCACGTAACTGAGGTCATACGCAGCCTGCGCTTCGTGCACATCGGTAATGGCAATCAGACCCACATCAAAACGCTGTTTGGTTTGCTCCAGCGAGCGCTTCACGGCTTTCTCCTCCGCCTGCGCAGTGGACAAATTATCCTGCGCCCGCAGCACGTTAAAATAAGCCTGCGCGGTGCGCAGCAACAGCTGTTGTTCGGCCAGCTGCAATTCCAGACCGGCAGCGCTGTCGCCGGTAACGGCAGCCTGATAGTTGTACCAGCTGTTCAGGTTAAACAACGTCTGGGACGCCTGAACCTGCAGTGCTTTCAGGTCATAATCCTTTTCAATATCGATATAACCGGCACCAGCACCACCGGCAAGATTGATTGACTCGGCTTCAGTATCGTACTTGTTAATGCCATAACTTAACTGCGCCTGCGGCAGCAGCGCCCCGCGGGCGATGGTCACGTTGTAGCTGTTGGCTTCACGGGTGGCACGGGCAGCAGCGATTTCCGCATCATTGCTCGCTGCCTGCTGATAAATGGTGCTCAGATCGGCAGCCTGCAGCGATGCAGAAGCCAGCAGAGCTGTGGTCAGAGAAAGCAGTTTGTTCATAGTGTTGCCTTTCGCAGCGGGTATGAAGTGGAATGTTGCCGGATTCTAACAGAAAACAATTGGTGTAATCCTTCGGGATTGTTCCATCAATAAGAACACAGCGTGCTGATGGCTCGCGCCAGTGCGGCATATTCTTGTTCAGTAATATAGGTAGGTCAAGCGTGAAACTCACCCCGTTATTTACCCGGCAGGATACCGAGGTTATCAGCCAGGAAGTGCTGTATCAGGGCTTCTTCCGGATGGAAAAACTGCAACTGCGGCACCGTACGTTTGCCGGCGACTGGACCCCGGTTTTTACCCGTGAGCTGTTCGAGCGTGGCCAGGCCGTGTGCGTCTTGCTGTATGATCCGGCACTGGATTGTGTGGTGCTGACCGAACAATTCCGTGCCGGCGCCCTGGGCGATGAGCGCTCCCCCTGGCTGCTGGAACTGGTGGCCGGCATGGTGGAACCCGGTGAACAATACGAACAGGTCGCACGGCGCGAAGCGCTGGAAGAAGCCGGCTGTGCGGTCGGGCAACTGCTGCCGATCTGCCATTACTGGGTGTCGCCGGGCGGCACCAGCGAGTGGGTGCAGCTATACTGCGCCCTGATCGACAGCGCCCCACTGGGCGGGTTACATGGCCTGGACGAAGAGCAGGAAGACATCCGCCTCGTAACCCTAAGCTTTACCGAAGCCTGGCAGGCCCTGCAGCAAGGCATCATCAATAACGCTGCTACTATCATGGCGCTGCAGTGGCTGAAAATTCAGCACCACAGCCTGCAAACCCACAATGCACCGGAAACCCCCTGAGAGCCTATGACCTTACGCCGCCGTTATGTCCCCGACCTGCAGGAAATGGCCGCCCTGTGTGACGCCAATTACCTGCGCCTGCTGAAGCTGCTGCCCGAGGGCCAGAGCGAGCGCGAGTTTCTGCTGGGCGATGGCGAACAACAGGCCAGTGTGCGTCTTTATATAGAAGAAGATCACCGTTACACCACCATGCTGCGGATTGAACAGCAGGGCTACAGCCCGGCCTGGCTGCAGCCACAGGCGATGCAGGTGCGCCTGTACCACGATGCCGACATGGCCGAAGTGCTCAGTTACCAGCAGTCACAGCGTTTTCATGGCCGTTATCCCTACCCGAATCCGGCCATGCGGCTGCCCGATGAAAAACTGCAACTGAACCGCTTCCTGGCCGAGTGGCTGACCCACTGCCTGCAGCACGGCCGGGCGGCGTCACCCTTGGTTTTTGGCCGGGAACAACCAGCCGGCAACCCATAATTGTGAACCCTGTCAAAGCAGCATTGCCATCGGAGCAGTAAAGTTAGAAACTGACGCAAAATAGCCAAACGTACCGGTTGACCGGCTGCCATAGTGCAAACTGCCTGTAACCGATTTTTTCACCGCAAACAGGCCTGCTTTCATCACCAAAACAGGCTCTAAGGACAGAGGTGCCGTTTGTATTCACTGGATACAACAACAACACTGCGGCTGGTACAGATCACGGATACCCACCTGAATGGCCCGGAAGATGGCCATTTGCTGGGTATGAAAACCCTGCACAGCATGAATTGTGTGCTGGATATCGTCCGCAGTGAACAACCCCGCATGGATGCCATACTGGTTAGCGGTGATCTGGCGCAGGATGGCAGCGTGCGCGCCTATCAGCACCTGCATCAAGCCCTGCAACCCTTTGCCTGCCCGGTATTCTGGTTTGAAGGTAACCACGACAACCCCGACAACCTGCAACAGGTGGCGGCCGGCACTGAACATCTGCAACGGGTTATACGCACCCCGCACTGGCAACTGATTCTGCTGAACTCACAGGTAATCGGCTCGGTACACGGCCATCTGGCCGCCGATCAGTTACAGCTGCTGGAACACACCCTGCAGGAACGCCCGGATCTGCACACACTGGTCAGTTTTCATCATCACCCGCTGTCCATGGGCAGCCGCTGGATTGATACCATTGGCCTGCACAATGCTGACGAATTGCTGGCCATCGTACGCCGCCACACCAATGTCCGCTGCGTACTCTGGGGCCATGTGCATCAGGAAAGTGACCAGATAATCGACGGCGTGCGGTATTTATCCACACCCTCAACCTGTGTGCAGTTTATGCCCGGCTCGGACGACTTTGCCATCGACACCCTGGCGCCGGGTTACCGCTGGCTGGATCTGCACCCCGATGGCCGCGTTGATACCGGCGTCAGCCGAGTGGAAGACATTGCCTTCGATATCGATTATTCCGTTAAAGGATACTGACGCTTGTACCCCAAGGATCTGGGCTGCCTGTACCTGCATGGTTTTTTAAGCTCGCCCCAATCACAGAAAGCCCGCGAACTGAGTGCGTTGTTTGAACGCCACGGCCACCCCGGGCAGCTGCGCATTCCGGCCCTGCCCTTTGCCCCGGCCGCCGCCATCGAACTGGCCCGCGAGGAACTGGCGCGGCTGCAGCAACAATTCCCCCGCGTCCTGGTCATTGGCAGTTCCCTGGGCGGCTTTTACGCCACCCATCTGGCCGAAACCTTTGGCGTGAAAGCGGCGCTGATCAATCCGGCGGTGCGGCCGTTTGCTTTGTTTGAACATTATTTAGGGCCAAACCGGCATTTTTATACCGGCGAAATCCACCAGCTGACCGTGGAACATATCCAGCAACTGCAACAGCTCGATTGCCCAACCATTCAGCACCCGGACAACCTGTTTCTGCTGTTGCAGACCGGCGATGAAACGCTGGATTACCGGCTGGCTGCCAGCCTGTACCGCCACTGCCCGGCCTGGCTGGAAGGCGGCGGCAACCACAGCTTTGCACACTTTACCGAACGCCTGCCCATGCTGCTGCACTGGGCCTGCCGCCAAGGAGCCTCTGAATAACTCTGCACGAGTAACTCAGAGGCTCCTTAAGTTATACTCGGCCGCATTACTGCACTACCGCCCAACCAGAGGTTTGAATGTCCAAACAATACACCGCGTCGTCGATTGAGGTTTTAAGCGGCCTCGACCCCGTCCGTAAACGTCCGGGCATGTACACCGACACCACCCGCCCCAACCATCTGGCGCAGGAAGTCATCGATAACTCGGTTGACGAAGCGCTGGCCGGCCACGCCAGCTTTGTCGAAGTTACCCTGCACGGCGACGGCTCTATGACCGTACTGGACGATGGCCGCGGCATGCCCACCGATATTCACCCGGAACATGGGGTATCCGGGGTAGAACTGATCCTCAGCCAGCTGCACGCCGGCGGTAAATTCTCCAACGACAACTACCAGTTTTCCGGTGGTCTGCACGGCGTGGGGGTGTCGGTAGTAAACGCACTGTCACAGGTGCTGGAAGTCACCATCTGGCGCGATGGCCAGGTCTCTCGCATCGGCTTCAAAGACGGCTACAAAGCCCTCGATCTGCAGGTGGTGGACAGCTGCGCCAAGAAGAAAACCGGTACCAGCGTGCGCTTCCTGCCCGATCCGAAATATTTTGATTCACCCAGGTTTTCCGTCCCACGCCTGAAACACGTCCTGCGCGCCAAAGCGGTGCTGTGCCCGGGCCTGCGCATCCGCTTTAACGCTCCCAATGCCGAAGACAGCGCCGAGTGGTACTACGAAGACGGCCTGAAGGATTACCTGAAAGTGGCCAGCACCGGTTACGAGGTATTACCGGCCGAGCCCTTTACCGGCTCCATGTCCGGCTCCACCGAAGGCGTCGACTGGGCCGTGCACTGGCTGCCAGACGGCGGCGAACTGCTGCAGGAAAGCTACGTTAACCTGATCCCCACCGCCCAGGGCGGTACCCACGTTAACGGTTTCCGCTCCGGCCTGCTGGATGCGCTGCGCGAGTTCTGCGAATTCCGCAACCTGCTGCCACGCGGCATCAAACTGACCCCGGAAGACGTCTGGGAACGCTGTTCCTATGTACTGTCAGCCAAGCTGGCCGACCCGCAGTTTGCCGGCCAGACCAAAGAGCGCTTGTCCTCCCGCGAAGCCTCCAGCTTTATTGCCGGCGTCGTAAAAGACTCGTTCGCGTTATGGCTGAACGAGCACACCGCCGAAGCGGAACTGATTGCCGAGCTGGCCATTTCCAGCGCCCAGACCCGGTTGCGTAAATCCAAAACCGTGGCGCGCAAAAAAATCACCCAGGGCCCGGCACTGCCCGGCAAACTGGCCGATTGTTCTGGCCAGGACAGCGAGCGCGGCGAACTGTTTCTGGTGGAAGGGGATTCCGCCGGTGGCTCCGCCAAGCAGGCGCGCGACCGTGAATTCCAGGCCATTCTGCCGCTGCGCGGTAAAATTCTGAACACCTGGGAAGTCGATTCCAACGAAATTCTGGCCTCGCAGGAAGTGCACGATATTGCCGTCGCCATGGGCATCGACCCCGGTTCCGATGACTTATCCGGCCTGCGCTACGGCAAAATCTGCATCCTCGCCGACGCCGACTCCGACGGCCTGCACATCGCCACGCTGCTGTGCGCCCTGTTTGTACGTCACTTTCCGAAACTGGTGCGCGAAGGCCATGTATACGTTGCCATGCCGCCGCTGTACCGTATCGACATTGGTAAAGACGTTTACTACGCCCTGGATGAAGCCGAAAAAGAAGGCGTGCTGGAACGCATCCGCGCCGAAAACAAGCGCGGCAAAGTGAACGTGCAGCGCTTCAAAGGGCTGGGTGAAATGAACCCGCTGCAACTGCGCGAAACCACCATGGACCCGAACACCCGCCGGCTGGTGCAGCTGGGATTGGAGCCGGACGATGGCACCAATGAAATGATGGATATGCTGCTGGCCAAGAAACGCGCCGGTGATCGCAAAAACTGGTTGGAAACCCGCGGCAACGAGGCTGATATCGCCCTCTGAACCGCAACACTGCGCCTTGGCGGCCGGAGAAGGAACGATGATGTGCAGCAAAAGACGGCCATTCTGGCTGGCCGTACTCTTACTGAGCTGGTCATCCTGGCTGCCGGCCGACACTACCCCACCGGCAGCGGCAAAAACCACCAGCATTCTGTTATTGCTGGCCTATGAGCCGCTCTATCCGGCCGCCCAGTCACTGGTACAGGCACTGTCCGGCCAGCTGCGCCAGCAGGTTAAGCAACCACTGCAGCTGCATGTGGAATATATGGACAGCGACCTGCTGAACAGCACCACCTACCTGCAGCAGTTCGGTAATCTGCTGCACAGCAAACAGCAACAGGGCGAACGCTACGATCTGGCCATTGTCGCCGGCAACAGCGCACTGCAACTGGCGGCGCAGGAACAGCAGCGGGTGCTGGCCGATACACCAGTCGTCTTTATGAACGTCAGCGACACCGCCCTTATCCGCCGCCTGCTGCCGGGCGGCAACCTCACCGGGGTGCCCGAACTGCCGTTCGTGTATGAATTTCTGGCCCTGTGCCGTTCCTTGTTTGCCGATAGACAAACCCTGCACGTTATTGTCGACAGCCGCTCTGGTCAGCGCGACTTCCTGCCGCTGCTGCAACAGGCCACCGACAGCCTGGGCAAAACCCTGCAGGTGCATTCCCTTACCGATCTCAGCTGGGACGAACTGGCCAGCGAACTGCAGCAATTGCGGCGCCAGCCGGTACTGCTGTTATCCGCTTATCAGGACCGCCTGCAGCAGCCCAAAGCCTTCCGCGATGCCATTGCCTTTCTCAGTGAACAATCCGCCAGCCCCCTGTGGCATTTATGGCCACAGGGTATTGGTGAGGGCCTGACCGGCGGCGTGGTCAGCGACCGCGATTTCAGTGTGCAACAGGTTGCCGCCATGGCCGGCCAGATTCTGCAGGGCACCCCCGCCGCCAGCCTGCCGGTACACTGGCAGCTGACGCCGGTAACACTGGCCGATGCCCGCCAGCTGGCGCGGTTTGATATCAGCGCCAGTGATCTGCCTGCAGCCGCACGACTGCTGCATCAGCAAAACAGCTTCTGGCAGCGGTATGGCTGGGTATTGCTGCTGATGGTCACCGCCTCCGGCCTGACCGGGCTGGTGTTATTCCTGATCTGGAGCGAAAGCCGCCGGCGTCAGCTCAGTGACGAACAACTGCGTGACCGCACCCGCCTGATCCGCAATATTCTGGACTCCATTCCCGACCTGATTTTCTACAAAGACAACCAGGGCGTGTATGTATTCTGCAACAAACCCTTTGTGCGGGTGATGGGCACCAACCCCGTCGGTAAAACCGATTTC is part of the Venatoribacter cucullus genome and encodes:
- a CDS encoding TolC family outer membrane protein; this translates as MNKLLSLTTALLASASLQAADLSTIYQQAASNDAEIAAARATREANSYNVTIARGALLPQAQLSYGINKYDTEAESINLAGGAGAGYIDIEKDYDLKALQVQASQTLFNLNSWYNYQAAVTGDSAAGLELQLAEQQLLLRTAQAYFNVLRAQDNLSTAQAEEKAVKRSLEQTKQRFDVGLIAITDVHEAQAAYDLSYVNLLGQEAALDISYEALEQLTGQRFDRVVPLKAEVPMELPEPANADDWVQSGLSKYAGVLLAEAGKDSVRLQRNAARSNHLPTVQLTAAYSDAEQAPFSTFKDPTDSKATVVGVQLTVPLLAGGSLYGQSKQAALNFAAADYQLEKQRRDVRQNIRSLFRQVQTDTLNIKARKQAITSAQSAVEATETGYRVGTRNIVEVLDAQKNLYRAQRDYANARYDYILNLLNLKFFAGTLNEGDLQALNGWLANGA
- a CDS encoding NUDIX domain-containing protein, with the translated sequence MKLTPLFTRQDTEVISQEVLYQGFFRMEKLQLRHRTFAGDWTPVFTRELFERGQAVCVLLYDPALDCVVLTEQFRAGALGDERSPWLLELVAGMVEPGEQYEQVARREALEEAGCAVGQLLPICHYWVSPGGTSEWVQLYCALIDSAPLGGLHGLDEEQEDIRLVTLSFTEAWQALQQGIINNAATIMALQWLKIQHHSLQTHNAPETP
- a CDS encoding DUF1249 domain-containing protein; this translates as MTLRRRYVPDLQEMAALCDANYLRLLKLLPEGQSEREFLLGDGEQQASVRLYIEEDHRYTTMLRIEQQGYSPAWLQPQAMQVRLYHDADMAEVLSYQQSQRFHGRYPYPNPAMRLPDEKLQLNRFLAEWLTHCLQHGRAASPLVFGREQPAGNP
- the cpdA gene encoding 3',5'-cyclic-AMP phosphodiesterase, producing MYSLDTTTTLRLVQITDTHLNGPEDGHLLGMKTLHSMNCVLDIVRSEQPRMDAILVSGDLAQDGSVRAYQHLHQALQPFACPVFWFEGNHDNPDNLQQVAAGTEHLQRVIRTPHWQLILLNSQVIGSVHGHLAADQLQLLEHTLQERPDLHTLVSFHHHPLSMGSRWIDTIGLHNADELLAIVRRHTNVRCVLWGHVHQESDQIIDGVRYLSTPSTCVQFMPGSDDFAIDTLAPGYRWLDLHPDGRVDTGVSRVEDIAFDIDYSVKGY
- a CDS encoding YqiA/YcfP family alpha/beta fold hydrolase, yielding MYPKDLGCLYLHGFLSSPQSQKARELSALFERHGHPGQLRIPALPFAPAAAIELAREELARLQQQFPRVLVIGSSLGGFYATHLAETFGVKAALINPAVRPFALFEHYLGPNRHFYTGEIHQLTVEHIQQLQQLDCPTIQHPDNLFLLLQTGDETLDYRLAASLYRHCPAWLEGGGNHSFAHFTERLPMLLHWACRQGASE
- the parE gene encoding DNA topoisomerase IV subunit B, which encodes MSKQYTASSIEVLSGLDPVRKRPGMYTDTTRPNHLAQEVIDNSVDEALAGHASFVEVTLHGDGSMTVLDDGRGMPTDIHPEHGVSGVELILSQLHAGGKFSNDNYQFSGGLHGVGVSVVNALSQVLEVTIWRDGQVSRIGFKDGYKALDLQVVDSCAKKKTGTSVRFLPDPKYFDSPRFSVPRLKHVLRAKAVLCPGLRIRFNAPNAEDSAEWYYEDGLKDYLKVASTGYEVLPAEPFTGSMSGSTEGVDWAVHWLPDGGELLQESYVNLIPTAQGGTHVNGFRSGLLDALREFCEFRNLLPRGIKLTPEDVWERCSYVLSAKLADPQFAGQTKERLSSREASSFIAGVVKDSFALWLNEHTAEAELIAELAISSAQTRLRKSKTVARKKITQGPALPGKLADCSGQDSERGELFLVEGDSAGGSAKQARDREFQAILPLRGKILNTWEVDSNEILASQEVHDIAVAMGIDPGSDDLSGLRYGKICILADADSDGLHIATLLCALFVRHFPKLVREGHVYVAMPPLYRIDIGKDVYYALDEAEKEGVLERIRAENKRGKVNVQRFKGLGEMNPLQLRETTMDPNTRRLVQLGLEPDDGTNEMMDMLLAKKRAGDRKNWLETRGNEADIAL